The following are from one region of the Salvia hispanica cultivar TCC Black 2014 chromosome 1, UniMelb_Shisp_WGS_1.0, whole genome shotgun sequence genome:
- the LOC125196340 gene encoding uncharacterized protein LOC125196340, with translation MDREFDELVQEVQREAEEEEEEEEAEVAAFVHPFYHRRTICRDHVGAHQRLMEDYFGDNPRYLAEIFRRRYRMSQRLFIRIATTLAQRYKCFILRSDASGRPRLSTYHKCSAAIRQLAYVGPADMFNEYLQLGETTALTTLRQFCNSIQAIFGPEYLRKPNADECQRLIDMHGRVHNFSEDVGQHRLHALGVEKLSESNNDINVLHSSHLFNDECPEGPTVRFMANGTQYNREYYLADGIYPRWPVFVKTIRQPVGPKQSYFAAKQESARKDVERAFGVLQARWAILRCPVRQWHENDVASIMYACIILHNMIIDDEGYSAEYWAPEEGASTSHGIATAPLQMGVPRSNAYLIQRFADMQRETSHTTLQADMVEEVWNRRGEGGRA, from the exons ATGGATAGGGAGTTCGATGAACTCGTTCAAGAGGTGCAACGGGAAgcagaagaggaggaggaggaggaggaggcggaggTGGCGGCGTTCGTTCACCCGTTCTATCATCGGCGGACCATATGCCGTGACCATGTCGGGGCACACCAGCGGTTGATGGAAGACTATTTTGGCGATAACCCCCGTTACCTAGCAGAGATTTTCCGTCGCCGCTACAGAATGTCGCAACGGTTATTCATCCGTATAGCGACTACATTGGCGCAGCGGTACAAGTGCTTCATACTGCGCAGTGATGCTAGCGGCCGACCCAGGTTGTCGACATATCATAAGTGTAGCGCTGCAATTAGGCAGCTTGCCTATGTCGGACCCGCTGATATGTTCAACGAATACCTACAGTTGGGTGAAACAACTGCCCTAACCACGCTGAGGCAGTTTTGCAATAGTATCCAGGCCATCTTCGGTCCGGAGTATCTACGGAAGCCAAATGCCGATGAGTGCCAGAGATTGATAGATATGCACGGGAGAGTGCATAATTTTTCCGAAGATGTTGGGCAGCATCGATTGCATGCACTGGGAGTGGAGAAACTGTCCG agtcgaacaacgacatcaacgtacTGCAttcgtctcatctcttcaatGATGAGTGTCCTGAGGGTCCGACGGTCAGATTCATGGCCAACGGGACGCAGTACAACAGGGAATACTACTTAGccgatgggatataccctcgttGGCCCGTGTTTGTCAAGACGATCCGGCAGCCGGTTGGGCCGAAACAATCCTATTTCGCGGCCAAACAAGAGAGTGCTAGGAAGGATGTTGAGCGTGCTTTTGGTGTCCTCCAAGCGCGATGGGCCATTCTACGGTGCCCGGTTCGACAATGGCACGAAAATGATGTCGCCTCCAttatgtatgcatgtatcatattgcacaatatgataatagatGACGAAGGATATTCTGCAGAGTACTGGGCACCGGAAGAGGGTGCTAGTACAAGTCACGGTATTGCAACCGCCCCACTGCAGATGGGTGTACCGCGTAGTAATGCATATTTGATCCAACGTTTCGCCGATATGCAGAGGGAAACATCACATACGACACTGCAGGCTGATATGGTCGAAGAGGTTTGGAATCGTAGGGGAGAAGGGGGTAGAGCGTGA